A portion of the Pseudomonas synxantha BG33R genome contains these proteins:
- a CDS encoding MATE family efflux transporter codes for MPTLLTDWRHRPTHRRVWALAAPMILSNISVPLVALVDSMVIGHLPHAHQLGAVAVGASLYTFLAWAMGFLRMGSTGFAAQAAGRKDGAALRQILLQGLLLALGLAMLLGTVGIPLSHLALEWMQPSPELNQLTREFFHTRLFGLPAALASYALVGWFLGTQNARAPLAILLTTNLVNIALNLWFVLGLDWGVVGSARASVIAEWTGALLGLALTQKALRAYPGHIAWAALKLWQSWRPLLAVNRDIFIRSLALQSVFFMITVQGARLGDATVAANALLLNGLLLTAHALDGLAHAVEALCGHAIGARDRQALRRSLVVACGWSLIASLGFALLFTFGGHLFIAMQTDIPSVRETADIYLPYLAVLPLIAVWSYLLDGLFIGATRAREMRNGMLLTVLLVLPIAWALQGLGNHGLWVTFLLFMAVRSLTLWAIAWRLNRQGLWLGAN; via the coding sequence ATGCCCACCTTACTCACCGACTGGCGCCACCGCCCCACCCATCGCCGCGTCTGGGCCCTGGCCGCGCCGATGATCCTGTCGAATATCTCCGTGCCGCTGGTAGCCCTGGTCGACAGCATGGTCATCGGCCACCTGCCCCACGCCCATCAACTGGGCGCCGTAGCCGTCGGCGCCAGCCTGTATACCTTCCTGGCCTGGGCCATGGGTTTCCTGCGCATGGGCTCCACCGGGTTCGCCGCCCAGGCCGCCGGGCGCAAGGATGGCGCGGCGCTGCGGCAAATCCTGTTGCAAGGCTTGCTGCTGGCGCTGGGGTTGGCGATGTTACTGGGCACGGTCGGTATTCCCCTGAGTCATCTGGCTTTGGAATGGATGCAGCCCTCCCCTGAACTGAACCAACTGACCCGCGAATTCTTCCACACCCGCCTGTTCGGCCTGCCCGCCGCCCTTGCCAGCTATGCGCTGGTCGGTTGGTTCCTCGGCACACAGAATGCGCGGGCGCCGCTGGCGATTCTGCTGACCACCAATCTGGTCAACATTGCGCTTAACCTGTGGTTTGTACTCGGCCTGGACTGGGGCGTGGTCGGCTCCGCCCGGGCCTCGGTGATCGCTGAATGGACCGGCGCGCTGCTCGGCCTGGCACTCACGCAAAAAGCCCTGCGCGCCTATCCCGGACATATCGCCTGGGCCGCGCTGAAACTATGGCAAAGCTGGAGGCCGTTGCTGGCGGTCAACCGCGACATTTTTATCCGCAGCCTGGCCCTGCAGTCGGTGTTCTTCATGATCACGGTGCAAGGTGCACGGCTGGGGGACGCCACCGTTGCAGCCAATGCGCTGCTGCTCAATGGCCTGTTGCTGACGGCACATGCCCTGGATGGCCTGGCTCACGCTGTCGAAGCCTTGTGCGGCCACGCCATCGGTGCGCGTGACCGCCAGGCGTTGCGGCGCTCATTGGTGGTGGCCTGTGGCTGGTCACTGATCGCCAGCCTCGGCTTCGCCCTGCTGTTCACCTTCGGCGGCCATCTGTTTATCGCTATGCAAACGGATATTCCCAGTGTGCGCGAAACCGCCGACATCTACCTGCCTTACCTGGCGGTACTGCCGTTGATTGCGGTGTGGAGTTATTTGCTCGATGGACTGTTTATCGGCGCAACGCGGGCGCGGGAGATGCGCAATGGGATGTTGCTGACGGTGCTGTTGGTGCTGCCGATTGCCTGGGCGTTGCAGGGGTTGGGTAACCACGGGTTGTGGGTAACCTTCCTGCTGTTCATGGCCGTGCGCAGCCTGACACTCTGGGCGATAGCCTGGCGCTTGAATCGGCAAGGGCTGTGGCTGGGAGCAAACTGA
- a CDS encoding alpha-2-macroglobulin family protein, translating to MLNKGLFLACALALLSACDSSDKPAAPTAPAAASVAPKPAKAAVDVAALKQRYAGRELSVVDVSEVQLDGASTLSVSFSIPLDPDQKFADKLHLVDSKSGKVDGAWELSDNLMELRLRHLEPQRKLVLTVDAGVKAVNDNTLAAEYSARLETRDLQATVGFASRGTLLPTRLAEGLPVIALNVDKIDVEFFRIKPESLPSFLAQWGRNTSLQSYESRELLPMAELVYGGRFDLNPARNTRETLLLPIAGLKQLQQPGVYLAVMRASGTYNYSQPATLFTLSDIGLSVHRYANRLDVFTQALEGGKALNGVELEILDAEGRVLGQGKTEDGGHAELPLPKKAQVLLAKQGEQTSLLRLDSAALDLAEFDIGGQPSHPLQFFVFGPRDLYRPGETVLLNALLRDKDGNAVKPQPVSVEVRRPDEQVSRKFVWDADASGLYQYALQLAGEAPTGRWQLVFDLGDGKPQLYEFLVEDFLPERLALELKGSETALSPAENPVIQVNGRYLYGAPASGNRVSGQVYVRPLREAVKSLPGYQFGSVTEEELSQDFELDESVLDANGEQALTLESKWAEVKSPLQLIVQASLQESGGRPITRRLVQPIWPAEQLPGLRGLFDGKETNGDGPVEFEVLVANQDGQKLAAQNLKVRLVRERRDYYWNYSENDGWSYHFNEKFLNLDEQTLNIKAGDTAKVSFQVEWGPYRVEVEDPQTGLVSSVRFWAGYQAQDNTEGGAVRPDQVKLALDKPAYGDGDTANVTVTPPAAGKGYLLVESAEGPLWWQEIDVPAEGKSFAVKLDPKWSRHDLYVSALVIRPGERKANITPKRAVGLLHLPLDRTQRKLGLTLTAPEKMRPKQLLTVKIAAKNADGSVPKQVHVLLAAVDVGILNITEYPTPDPYSSLFGRKAYGVDQFDIYGQLIEAGQGRLASLAFGGDAALAKGGKRPDTSVTIVALQSAPVTLNDKGEGEVSVNIPDFNGELRLMAQAWSDDRYGMAEGKTVIAAPLIAELSAPRFLAGGDQTTLALDLSNLSGKAQKLDVQLTAQGQLELVNSGAQSVELKQGQRTTLRIPVKAWGGLGQGKVKVTVNGLDLPGENLPPFSREWTLGVRPAYPALLKHYRAVLKDQPWSLPAGTLDQFDASGREALLSLSSRPPLNLGAQISALKAYPYGCLEQTASGLYPSLYADDALLKRLSIKGEPDAERKRKIELGIERLLGMQRYNGSFGLWGADGEEEYWLTAYVTDFLLRARDQGFAVPPEALKKASERLLRYVQERNLIEVDYSDNAEHTRFAVQAYAGMVLARSQQAPLGALRSLFERRSDARSGLPLVQLAIALQKMGDQPRADQALLAGLAAQRSAKEWLADYGSPLRDQAMILALLEENDLAKGKREERLFTLSDQLAASPYLSTQERNSLFLAGRLGFAQPEADWQVSLTGSGGARELNNQQSTLQLDEKLLSSDLSLSNQGQTPVYQQLTISGYPQLPPAAGGENLSIRREYLGMNGQPLNLRSLDSGDLVLVHLAVSAKQRVPDALVVDLLPAGLELENQNLAQSAASLESASSQVKEWRESMQNASLKHQEFRDDRYVAAMNLDGYGTTHLLYLARAVTPGTYRVPPPQVESMYRPNWQAVGETPGDMVIKGR from the coding sequence ATGCTTAACAAAGGACTGTTCCTCGCTTGCGCGCTGGCCCTGCTGAGCGCCTGTGATTCTTCCGATAAGCCCGCTGCACCGACGGCGCCCGCCGCGGCAAGCGTAGCGCCCAAACCCGCCAAGGCGGCAGTGGACGTGGCGGCGTTGAAGCAGCGCTATGCCGGGCGCGAGTTAAGCGTGGTGGACGTGTCCGAGGTGCAGTTGGACGGGGCCAGCACCTTGTCGGTGAGTTTCTCCATTCCTCTGGATCCGGATCAGAAGTTCGCCGACAAGCTGCACTTGGTGGACAGCAAGTCCGGCAAGGTCGATGGTGCCTGGGAGCTGTCCGATAACCTGATGGAGTTGCGCCTGCGCCACCTGGAGCCGCAGCGCAAGCTGGTGCTGACGGTGGACGCCGGGGTAAAGGCGGTCAACGACAATACACTCGCCGCCGAATACAGCGCCCGCCTGGAAACCCGTGATCTGCAAGCCACCGTCGGCTTTGCCAGCCGTGGCACGTTGCTGCCGACGCGCCTGGCCGAGGGCTTGCCGGTGATCGCGCTGAACGTCGACAAGATCGATGTTGAGTTCTTCCGCATCAAGCCCGAATCCCTGCCCTCGTTCCTGGCGCAGTGGGGGCGCAATACCAGTCTGCAAAGCTATGAGTCCCGTGAACTGCTGCCAATGGCCGAGCTGGTCTACGGTGGGCGTTTCGATCTGAACCCGGCACGCAACACTCGCGAAACCCTGCTGCTGCCGATTGCCGGCCTCAAGCAATTGCAGCAGCCGGGCGTGTACCTGGCGGTGATGCGTGCCTCGGGCACCTACAACTATTCGCAACCGGCCACGCTGTTTACCTTGAGTGACATCGGCCTGTCGGTGCACCGCTATGCCAATCGCCTGGATGTGTTTACCCAGGCGTTGGAAGGCGGCAAGGCACTGAACGGCGTCGAACTGGAAATCCTCGATGCCGAAGGCCGCGTACTCGGCCAGGGCAAGACTGAAGACGGTGGCCACGCCGAGCTGCCGCTGCCGAAAAAAGCCCAGGTGTTGCTGGCAAAGCAAGGCGAACAAACCAGCCTGTTGCGCCTGGACAGCGCCGCGCTGGATTTGGCCGAGTTCGATATCGGCGGGCAGCCGTCCCACCCGCTGCAGTTCTTTGTGTTCGGCCCGCGTGACCTGTATCGCCCTGGCGAAACCGTGCTGCTCAATGCGCTGTTGCGCGACAAGGATGGCAACGCGGTCAAGCCGCAGCCGGTGAGCGTTGAGGTGCGCCGTCCGGATGAACAGGTGAGCCGCAAGTTCGTGTGGGACGCTGATGCTTCCGGCCTGTATCAATACGCGTTGCAACTGGCCGGCGAAGCACCGACCGGGCGCTGGCAGTTGGTATTTGACCTGGGGGACGGCAAGCCGCAACTGTATGAATTCCTCGTCGAAGACTTCCTGCCCGAACGCCTGGCACTGGAACTCAAGGGCAGTGAAACCGCACTGAGCCCGGCGGAGAACCCGGTCATTCAGGTCAACGGGCGCTATCTGTACGGCGCACCGGCATCCGGCAATCGGGTCAGCGGCCAGGTCTATGTGCGCCCGCTGCGTGAGGCGGTCAAATCTCTGCCGGGGTACCAGTTCGGTTCCGTCACTGAAGAAGAACTGAGCCAGGATTTCGAACTGGATGAAAGCGTACTCGACGCCAATGGCGAGCAAGCGCTGACCCTGGAAAGCAAGTGGGCCGAGGTCAAATCCCCGTTGCAACTGATTGTGCAAGCCAGCCTGCAAGAGTCCGGCGGGCGGCCCATCACCCGACGCCTGGTGCAGCCGATCTGGCCGGCCGAGCAATTGCCGGGTCTGCGCGGGTTGTTTGATGGCAAGGAAACCAATGGCGATGGCCCGGTGGAATTCGAAGTGCTGGTGGCCAACCAGGACGGGCAAAAGCTTGCCGCGCAAAACCTCAAGGTGCGCCTGGTGCGCGAGCGCCGTGACTACTACTGGAACTACTCGGAGAACGATGGCTGGAGCTATCACTTCAACGAGAAATTCCTCAACCTCGATGAGCAGACCCTGAACATCAAGGCCGGCGACACCGCCAAGGTCAGCTTCCAGGTGGAGTGGGGCCCGTACCGTGTCGAGGTGGAGGACCCGCAGACCGGACTGGTCAGCAGCGTGCGCTTCTGGGCTGGCTACCAGGCCCAGGACAACACCGAAGGCGGCGCCGTGCGGCCCGACCAGGTCAAGCTGGCGTTGGATAAACCGGCCTATGGCGATGGCGACACCGCCAATGTTACCGTTACGCCACCGGCTGCCGGTAAAGGCTACTTGCTGGTGGAGTCCGCCGAAGGCCCGCTGTGGTGGCAGGAGATCGACGTACCGGCCGAAGGCAAAAGCTTTGCGGTGAAGCTCGACCCGAAATGGTCGCGCCATGATCTGTATGTGAGCGCCCTGGTGATTCGCCCCGGCGAGCGCAAAGCCAATATCACCCCAAAACGTGCCGTGGGCCTGCTGCACCTGCCGCTGGATCGTACCCAGCGCAAACTCGGCCTGACCCTCACTGCACCGGAAAAAATGCGCCCCAAACAACTGCTGACGGTGAAGATCGCCGCCAAAAACGCCGATGGCAGCGTGCCCAAACAGGTGCATGTGCTGCTGGCGGCGGTGGATGTGGGCATCCTCAATATCACCGAATACCCCACGCCCGATCCGTATTCCAGCCTGTTCGGCCGCAAAGCCTATGGCGTCGACCAGTTCGACATCTACGGCCAGTTGATCGAAGCCGGCCAGGGGCGCCTCGCCAGCCTGGCATTTGGCGGTGACGCGGCGTTGGCCAAAGGCGGCAAGCGCCCGGACACCAGTGTGACCATCGTTGCCCTGCAAAGCGCGCCGGTGACCCTGAACGATAAAGGCGAGGGCGAAGTCAGCGTCAATATCCCCGATTTCAATGGCGAACTGCGCCTGATGGCCCAGGCCTGGAGCGATGATCGCTATGGCATGGCCGAGGGCAAGACTGTCATCGCCGCACCGCTGATTGCCGAGCTGTCGGCGCCGCGCTTCCTGGCGGGAGGCGACCAGACCACCTTGGCCCTGGACCTCTCCAACCTGTCGGGCAAGGCGCAGAAACTCGATGTGCAATTGACCGCGCAAGGGCAGTTGGAACTGGTCAACAGCGGCGCGCAATCGGTTGAGCTCAAGCAAGGCCAGCGCACCACCCTGCGTATTCCGGTAAAAGCCTGGGGCGGTCTCGGCCAGGGCAAGGTCAAGGTCACCGTCAATGGCCTGGACCTGCCGGGGGAAAACCTGCCGCCGTTCAGCCGCGAGTGGACCCTGGGCGTGCGCCCGGCGTACCCGGCCTTGCTCAAGCATTACCGCGCTGTGCTCAAGGATCAGCCGTGGAGCTTGCCGGCGGGCACGCTCGATCAGTTCGATGCCTCGGGGCGTGAGGCGCTGTTGAGCCTGTCGAGCCGGCCGCCGTTGAACCTTGGTGCACAGATCAGTGCGCTCAAGGCCTACCCCTATGGCTGCCTGGAACAAACCGCCAGTGGCTTGTACCCGTCGCTGTATGCCGACGATGCGCTGCTCAAGCGCCTGAGCATCAAGGGCGAACCGGATGCCGAGCGCAAACGCAAGATCGAGTTGGGCATCGAACGCCTGCTGGGGATGCAGCGCTACAACGGCAGCTTTGGCTTGTGGGGCGCTGACGGCGAGGAAGAATATTGGCTGACCGCCTATGTCACCGACTTCCTGCTGCGCGCCCGCGACCAGGGGTTTGCCGTACCGCCTGAAGCCTTGAAGAAGGCCAGCGAGCGGCTGCTGCGGTATGTGCAGGAACGCAACCTGATTGAAGTCGACTACAGCGACAACGCCGAGCACACGCGTTTTGCCGTACAGGCCTACGCCGGCATGGTGCTGGCGCGCAGTCAGCAGGCGCCGTTGGGTGCCTTGCGCAGCCTGTTCGAACGCCGCAGTGATGCGCGCTCCGGATTGCCATTGGTGCAGTTGGCCATCGCCTTGCAAAAAATGGGCGACCAGCCGCGTGCCGATCAAGCCTTGCTCGCCGGTTTGGCGGCGCAGCGCAGTGCCAAGGAATGGCTGGCCGACTACGGTAGCCCATTGCGCGATCAGGCGATGATCCTGGCGCTGCTGGAGGAAAACGATTTGGCCAAGGGCAAACGTGAAGAGCGCCTGTTTACCTTGTCGGACCAGTTGGCGGCCAGCCCGTATCTGTCGACCCAGGAGCGCAACTCGCTGTTCCTGGCCGGTCGGCTCGGTTTCGCCCAGCCCGAGGCTGACTGGCAGGTGTCGCTGACCGGCAGTGGCGGGGCGCGGGAGCTGAACAACCAGCAGTCCACGCTGCAACTGGATGAAAAGCTGCTATCCAGCGACCTGAGCCTGAGCAATCAGGGCCAGACTCCCGTTTACCAGCAGCTGACTATTTCAGGTTACCCACAACTGCCCCCGGCAGCGGGCGGCGAGAACCTGAGCATTCGCCGCGAATACCTGGGCATGAACGGCCAGCCATTGAACCTGCGCAGCCTCGACAGCGGCGACCTGGTTCTGGTGCACCTGGCCGTCAGTGCCAAGCAACGCGTGCCGGATGCCCTGGTGGTAGACCTGCTGCCCGCTGGCCTGGAGCTGGAAAACCAGAACCTGGCACAAAGTGCGGCGAGCCTTGAGAGCGCCAGCAGCCAGGTGAAGGAGTGGCGCGAGTCGATGCAGAACGCATCGCTCAAGCATCAGGAGTTCAGGGATGATCGCTATGTGGCGGCGATGAACCTGGACGGCTACGGCACCACGCACTTGCTGTACCTGGCACGCGCGGTGACGCCTGGCACCTATCGCGTGCCGCCGCCGCAAGTGGAGTCGATGTATCGGCCGAACTGGCAGGCGGTGGGCGAGACGCCGGGGGATATGGTGATCAAGGGCCGCTGA